From the Roseateles sp. XES5 genome, one window contains:
- a CDS encoding phage tail length tape measure family protein: protein MVIELRTLRVTSDFDAGRYVAGMNQKVNADKAGAQSSKAAGAAVEEQKIKVSSSIPLLERLSRTYVDGYGTAAKFNTEILRLARSQDTNAASAEHLERVYDGLQRKFGLIADATELRARGFVGVANAIDAVNQRLSHAGGAEQATALSARVEQLRRQFDPTYVSAQRLTDEVNDLSEAERLGVQITGGYERALEAIVLKHDAVAAAAKRQREEYSRLAQEAREAAAADRAQQAFNQRLGVFNGPGIRASDSAAVFAEQLARQEEINRLRAQQQADNFAADLGRRFFSGSGSSAQSSAAVFSAEFARLEELQRQRAMQQGSAFTSDLNQRLGVNGFGTSARGSAAAFEEAARAAEELDRKAAALRAQIDPLGAAQRRLNAELAEYDELARRNAISAGELVQAQSLARQRYAQTAKEIEKQGASGLQRARMLEPWQVNNLLYQGYDVAQSLALGMPAMQVFLQQGPQIAQIFSAGNGAMRAMLGVLTPLNLALGGTAAIALLGAKAWYDYLKATKEVETAAAGLGRATAGSLAEMEASARAGASAAGISVASARSMEVQFLRTGRIGAEHFETLIALSKDFGATIGVDANEAGKKLSEMFADPANASKVLYQQYGLINAATARQAANLAAQNRESEAQALLLRALPSQLADAEQAATALGRAWNSISNAASDAYEWMGRAVDRAASGPTIDEQLADAQARLDRFSGQSWLLRTFNGGQEQADDARREIENLQENRRRQNQAEFERQRAARDIARGRRAESYANSSGANADAIRIETLQNEIAGLRSGQSVTGIDQGRVTAAIEAKTRALDALINRQARALELDRLDVQIQNEINPLRRADLEARRARLEMGDQEINSARIEEEAARARARIISETIGASEAQNRDMQAEVATRIRLAGLVAAGSITAADANRILQEELSLRGLVEAATMAEGEEKRRLQSTVDDLMTSYEQLAQQRKEEAAAAIVRGQNDQIETLRAEIALVGESEKVRRRTLALLEAEQQIRRDGLAGTADAQKIRDNAAALSDMTAELERQRDAWGELRSAGESAIDTVFDGLSNGKFDFKSIAKDLGQGLLKSYVELDIKNPLKNRLLGTNYGTLSDLTGGKSGGILSTIFGGAGSVGAMSVNAATVNINGGVLGNLGGSGGVLGSLTGAANDNGVSVLGGKSALGLYAQAVKDIESSGGNYRALGPITASGDRAYGAYQIMGANIGPWTKSALGHSMTPQEFLRSDSAQDAVFDKVFGSYVSKYGADGAAQAWFGGPGSVGKGGAGSDLYGTTGTSYVAKFNASLDRLSNAAGSTTGSIGTLGSGLDAAGKGLGDLGSGMGQFGKNLSGYFPAAPSGGGGGIGGFFSRLFGGGGSSGGLSSFGQSLLQTSPQFAAAWANGGVGLYDGGGYTGAGGKYDVRGLVHAGEVVWSQADIARAGGVQVVEAMRLGMRGYADGGPVGVVPVSRPILRAANSNPGGYNMPVPTAANLNVRMLVEGAQTPEDMRRAGYEGMQRALEEYDANRLPARIRQIQNYPEWG, encoded by the coding sequence ATGGTCATTGAACTGCGCACGCTGCGCGTCACATCCGATTTCGACGCCGGCCGGTATGTCGCCGGCATGAACCAGAAAGTGAATGCCGACAAGGCAGGCGCGCAATCAAGCAAGGCCGCCGGCGCCGCAGTTGAAGAGCAAAAGATCAAGGTCTCTTCGTCCATTCCGCTGCTCGAGCGCCTCAGCCGCACCTATGTTGACGGCTACGGGACCGCTGCGAAGTTCAACACCGAGATTCTGCGACTGGCGAGATCCCAGGACACCAACGCTGCATCGGCTGAGCACCTCGAGCGCGTCTACGATGGCCTTCAGCGGAAGTTCGGGCTCATCGCCGACGCCACCGAGCTGCGGGCCCGCGGCTTTGTCGGCGTGGCCAATGCCATCGATGCTGTAAACCAGCGCCTGAGCCACGCCGGTGGAGCGGAGCAGGCGACGGCGCTTAGCGCGCGCGTCGAGCAGTTGCGGAGGCAATTCGACCCCACATATGTGTCTGCGCAGCGCCTCACCGACGAGGTGAACGATCTTTCGGAGGCCGAGCGCCTCGGCGTGCAGATCACGGGTGGTTATGAGCGCGCGCTTGAGGCCATTGTCCTCAAGCATGATGCCGTTGCAGCAGCGGCCAAGCGACAACGCGAGGAATATTCCCGCCTTGCGCAGGAAGCGCGCGAAGCCGCCGCCGCCGACCGTGCGCAGCAGGCCTTTAATCAGCGACTGGGCGTGTTCAACGGGCCTGGCATCCGGGCCAGCGACTCTGCCGCGGTCTTTGCCGAGCAGCTCGCGCGCCAAGAAGAGATCAATCGCCTTCGCGCGCAGCAGCAGGCAGACAATTTCGCCGCCGACCTCGGCCGGCGCTTCTTCAGCGGGTCCGGCTCCTCCGCGCAGTCGTCTGCGGCAGTGTTCTCCGCCGAATTCGCGCGCCTCGAGGAACTGCAGCGCCAGCGTGCGATGCAGCAGGGCAGCGCGTTCACCTCCGATCTAAACCAGAGGCTTGGTGTAAATGGGTTTGGCACGTCGGCGCGCGGCTCGGCCGCTGCTTTCGAAGAGGCTGCTCGCGCGGCCGAGGAACTGGATCGGAAGGCTGCAGCGCTGCGCGCTCAGATCGATCCGCTCGGCGCGGCGCAGAGGCGGCTGAACGCGGAGCTGGCCGAATACGACGAGCTGGCCCGGCGAAACGCCATTTCCGCGGGCGAACTTGTGCAGGCCCAGTCGCTTGCACGTCAGCGCTATGCTCAAACCGCAAAGGAAATCGAAAAGCAGGGTGCAAGCGGCTTGCAGCGTGCCCGCATGCTGGAACCTTGGCAGGTCAACAACCTCCTCTATCAAGGCTATGACGTCGCGCAATCCTTGGCGCTCGGCATGCCGGCCATGCAGGTCTTTCTTCAGCAGGGGCCGCAGATCGCGCAGATTTTCTCAGCGGGCAACGGCGCGATGCGCGCGATGCTGGGCGTGCTCACGCCGCTGAACCTCGCCTTGGGGGGCACTGCGGCGATCGCGCTGCTTGGCGCCAAGGCATGGTACGACTACCTCAAGGCCACGAAAGAAGTTGAAACGGCTGCTGCCGGGCTCGGCCGTGCCACGGCAGGTTCGCTTGCAGAGATGGAGGCCAGCGCGCGTGCGGGCGCTAGCGCGGCCGGCATCTCGGTTGCATCGGCGCGCTCCATGGAAGTGCAGTTCCTGCGCACGGGGCGCATTGGCGCGGAGCATTTCGAGACGCTGATCGCGTTGTCGAAAGACTTCGGCGCCACGATCGGTGTCGATGCGAACGAAGCGGGGAAAAAGCTCTCGGAGATGTTTGCCGATCCGGCGAACGCTTCGAAGGTCCTGTACCAGCAATATGGGCTGATAAACGCCGCAACGGCGCGCCAAGCTGCGAACCTTGCGGCGCAGAACCGCGAATCTGAAGCCCAAGCCCTGCTGTTGCGCGCTCTGCCCTCTCAGCTTGCAGACGCCGAACAGGCGGCGACTGCGCTGGGACGCGCTTGGAACAGCATCTCAAATGCCGCAAGCGATGCCTATGAATGGATGGGCCGCGCCGTCGATCGGGCGGCTTCCGGGCCCACCATAGATGAGCAGCTCGCCGATGCTCAGGCCAGATTGGATCGATTTTCCGGCCAGTCATGGTTGTTGCGCACATTCAATGGCGGCCAGGAGCAAGCCGACGATGCGCGCCGCGAAATTGAAAACCTGCAGGAAAACCGTCGGCGCCAGAATCAGGCAGAGTTCGAACGCCAGCGCGCTGCGCGGGACATTGCTCGTGGTCGACGCGCGGAATCCTACGCTAACAGTTCGGGCGCCAACGCCGACGCGATCAGGATTGAGACGCTTCAGAACGAGATTGCGGGGCTTCGCAGCGGGCAGAGCGTCACGGGTATCGATCAGGGCAGGGTAACCGCTGCCATCGAGGCAAAGACGCGCGCCCTGGATGCCCTCATTAACCGGCAGGCGCGCGCTCTTGAGCTTGATCGGTTGGATGTCCAGATCCAAAACGAGATCAATCCCTTGCGCCGCGCCGACCTTGAGGCCCGCCGCGCGCGATTGGAAATGGGCGATCAGGAGATCAACTCCGCACGGATCGAAGAGGAGGCCGCCCGGGCACGAGCGCGCATCATCTCGGAGACGATCGGTGCGTCCGAGGCCCAAAATCGGGACATGCAGGCGGAGGTCGCAACGCGCATTCGATTGGCCGGGCTTGTTGCCGCTGGATCGATCACCGCGGCGGATGCAAATCGAATCCTCCAGGAGGAACTTTCGCTGCGGGGCCTTGTGGAGGCCGCAACGATGGCGGAAGGCGAGGAGAAGAGGCGTCTCCAGTCCACCGTCGATGATCTCATGACCAGCTACGAGCAGCTCGCGCAACAGCGCAAGGAAGAGGCGGCAGCCGCCATTGTTCGTGGTCAGAATGATCAGATCGAAACGCTCCGCGCCGAGATCGCTCTCGTCGGTGAATCTGAGAAGGTGAGACGACGCACGCTCGCGCTACTTGAGGCGGAACAGCAGATCCGCCGAGACGGCCTTGCCGGCACTGCCGACGCGCAGAAGATCCGCGACAACGCCGCCGCGCTTTCCGATATGACCGCCGAGCTCGAGCGCCAGCGCGATGCTTGGGGAGAGCTTCGATCGGCGGGCGAGAGCGCCATCGACACCGTGTTCGATGGGCTATCCAACGGGAAATTCGACTTCAAATCCATCGCAAAAGACTTGGGGCAGGGGCTCCTGAAGTCCTACGTCGAGCTCGACATCAAAAATCCGCTGAAAAACCGGTTGCTCGGGACCAACTATGGGACGCTTAGCGACCTCACGGGCGGTAAGTCGGGCGGCATTCTGTCGACGATCTTCGGCGGCGCCGGCAGCGTCGGCGCAATGTCCGTCAACGCGGCCACCGTCAATATCAACGGCGGCGTGCTTGGCAACCTGGGCGGATCGGGCGGAGTTCTCGGCTCGCTGACGGGCGCGGCGAACGACAACGGGGTTTCCGTTCTCGGCGGGAAGTCGGCCCTCGGCCTCTATGCTCAGGCCGTCAAGGACATCGAATCCTCCGGCGGAAACTATCGTGCCCTTGGCCCTATCACCGCTTCTGGCGACCGGGCCTACGGCGCATATCAGATTATGGGCGCAAATATCGGTCCTTGGACGAAATCCGCGCTCGGCCATTCTATGACGCCGCAGGAATTCCTTCGCTCCGATTCCGCGCAGGACGCGGTGTTCGACAAGGTTTTTGGCAGCTATGTAAGCAAATACGGGGCGGACGGCGCGGCGCAGGCTTGGTTCGGCGGTCCCGGCTCGGTCGGCAAGGGAGGAGCGGGCTCCGACCTGTACGGGACCACGGGCACCTCCTATGTCGCCAAGTTCAACGCCTCGCTGGACCGGCTTTCCAACGCCGCCGGCAGCACGACCGGCTCCATTGGCACGCTCGGCTCCGGCCTCGACGCTGCCGGCAAGGGGCTTGGCGATCTCGGCAGCGGCATGGGCCAGTTCGGGAAAAACCTCTCCGGCTATTTCCCGGCCGCGCCTTCGGGCGGCGGCGGTGGCATCGGCGGCTTTTTCTCTCGACTGTTCGGCGGAGGCGGTTCTTCCGGCGGTCTTTCCTCCTTCGGTCAATCCCTCCTGCAAACCTCGCCGCAGTTTGCGGCTGCCTGGGCGAACGGCGGCGTCGGCCTTTATGATGGCGGCGGCTACACCGGCGCCGGTGGCAAGTACGATGTCCGCGGCCTCGTCCATGCCGGCGAGGTTGTCTGGTCGCAGGCCGATATCGCCCGCGCGGGCGGCGTCCAGGTCGTCGAGGCCATGCGCCTTGGCATGCGTGGGTATGCTGATGGCGGTCCCGTGGGTGTTGTTCCGGTATCGCGCCCTATCCTTCGCGCCGCGAACAGCAATCCTGGCGGATACAACATGCCCGTTCCGACCGCGGCGAACCTCAATGTTCGCATGTTGGTCGAAGGGGCCCAGACCCCCGAAGACATGCGTCGCGCCGGCTACGAGGGCATGCAGCGGGCGCTTGAGGAATACGACGCCAATCGGCTGCCTGCACGCATACGCCAAATTCAAAACTACCCGGAGTGGGGCTGA
- a CDS encoding phage tail protein: MLARIFVLAIWVLLIDTVDVAHAAPVAGAIALVSKAIAGIAASGWLGALVVGAGKALVVGLLNQALGKLIGKLDKQDPVGLVLQTQTGDDQPLSVVVGRRGTAGKLKYWGTWGKDGKTPNAFYVAVYEVGAIASGAPQTDLQTIWIGETKCTPNWSALDAEGRGAPLTELAREGVDFGWVRYLNGSQTVAEPYLLEKFGGDPERPWTSDMIGRDKQLVIVTLRYNTTVFPSEPAMLVEPPALRMYDLRKDGSAGGNGPQRWNDPSTWTPTRNPAVILYNIIRGLRDRKGDWVYGGQNVAAYRLPASSWMAAANECDRIINGRPQFEVGAEIAFDGKPTDVAQEILLGCNGRLVVDGGSVRLLVGAPAAPIWHMTDASIIISDPQELDPWPTLAELTNNMPASYPDPASRWAMKDAPEYFSAAYVASDRRRLSKPYPFKAVFDSAQVQALQRTLVEEGRRFVIHDMTLPPIARLFTRGDVISWTSDRNTYIDKLFIIEEIRRLRGSLQRVRIRELDPLDYDPPETIIPPSEGWLGNIDVPAQMMSGWTAEKAAIEDNNGVARRPAIRVGCAADLDDIVAVHVQVSLTQGGPPIFDNAAAAAYPRPHSGGVYSWLLSGTWCVPAGTYWVRGRLVPGTERPVLWSDEISVTVDDIRLGDQDVFLPGVIEEVQERLKGLHEWLGAGTRDLIESSRKNVLLDIDADVGRYAQVQMVRQEVTATAQGVSAKATAELLAATGTGSAIAQSLTALNAAVFDPATGLSPTAAALVATTARVTTAEGRINTLSQNLVDLTTTVGSKASAAALSLLQTQVTQQGDTLEATSNSLTSLTTTVGKFSANGMFRISVEATPAGSRSRIGLSAAADGVEGSSAAALFLEAIAGGKSIAVVEADAFYVRNGAGREPVFAVSGGIVRMILAYIGTIRSGRLLSLNSKVDFDLDNGRLIFKS; this comes from the coding sequence ATGCTCGCTAGGATTTTTGTCCTCGCCATTTGGGTATTGCTGATCGACACCGTCGACGTGGCGCATGCCGCGCCGGTGGCCGGTGCGATCGCTCTGGTGAGCAAGGCCATTGCCGGCATTGCAGCGTCGGGCTGGCTTGGCGCGCTCGTCGTCGGCGCGGGCAAGGCGCTGGTGGTCGGCCTGCTCAATCAGGCGCTTGGCAAGCTGATCGGCAAGCTAGACAAGCAGGACCCGGTTGGGCTCGTCCTGCAGACGCAGACCGGTGACGATCAGCCGTTGTCCGTCGTCGTTGGCCGGCGTGGTACGGCCGGAAAACTCAAATATTGGGGCACGTGGGGGAAAGACGGAAAAACGCCCAACGCCTTTTACGTAGCGGTCTACGAAGTCGGGGCGATAGCGTCCGGGGCGCCGCAAACGGATCTGCAGACGATCTGGATAGGCGAGACGAAATGCACTCCGAACTGGAGCGCATTGGACGCTGAAGGGCGTGGCGCGCCGCTCACCGAACTCGCGCGCGAAGGCGTCGATTTTGGCTGGGTGCGGTATCTGAACGGGTCGCAGACCGTGGCCGAGCCGTACCTGCTCGAAAAGTTCGGCGGTGATCCCGAGCGGCCTTGGACCTCCGATATGATCGGCCGGGACAAGCAGCTCGTCATCGTCACTTTGCGCTACAACACCACGGTTTTCCCTAGCGAGCCGGCCATGCTCGTCGAGCCACCTGCTTTGCGCATGTACGACCTGCGCAAGGACGGCAGCGCGGGCGGCAATGGCCCGCAGCGCTGGAACGATCCTTCCACCTGGACGCCGACGCGCAACCCGGCAGTCATCCTCTACAACATCATCCGGGGCCTGCGTGACCGCAAAGGTGATTGGGTGTATGGGGGGCAGAACGTTGCCGCCTACCGCCTCCCGGCATCCTCCTGGATGGCTGCGGCCAACGAATGCGACCGCATCATAAACGGCCGGCCGCAGTTCGAGGTCGGCGCGGAAATCGCCTTCGACGGTAAGCCCACTGATGTCGCACAGGAAATCCTGCTTGGCTGCAACGGCCGGCTCGTCGTTGACGGCGGTTCAGTGCGATTGCTCGTCGGCGCGCCGGCCGCGCCGATCTGGCACATGACGGACGCGTCGATCATCATCAGCGATCCGCAAGAGCTGGATCCTTGGCCGACCCTTGCCGAACTCACCAACAATATGCCGGCAAGCTATCCGGATCCGGCCAGCCGATGGGCCATGAAGGATGCGCCGGAATATTTCAGCGCTGCCTATGTGGCTTCTGACCGTCGCCGACTCTCCAAGCCCTATCCGTTCAAAGCCGTGTTCGACAGCGCGCAGGTCCAGGCGCTCCAGAGGACCCTGGTTGAGGAAGGCCGGCGGTTCGTCATTCATGACATGACGCTGCCGCCGATCGCGCGCCTCTTCACGCGCGGCGACGTGATTTCGTGGACCTCGGATCGTAACACCTACATCGACAAGCTCTTCATCATCGAGGAGATCCGTCGGCTCCGCGGCTCGCTTCAACGTGTGCGTATCCGCGAGCTCGACCCGCTCGACTACGATCCGCCGGAAACGATCATTCCGCCGTCCGAAGGATGGCTGGGTAACATCGACGTGCCCGCCCAGATGATGTCTGGTTGGACGGCGGAAAAGGCCGCCATCGAGGACAACAACGGTGTCGCGCGCCGCCCCGCGATCCGCGTCGGCTGCGCGGCCGACCTTGACGATATTGTCGCCGTGCATGTTCAGGTGAGTCTCACGCAGGGCGGCCCGCCGATTTTCGACAACGCGGCGGCGGCGGCCTATCCGCGCCCGCATTCCGGCGGCGTCTATTCTTGGCTCCTTTCCGGCACATGGTGTGTGCCAGCTGGCACCTATTGGGTCAGGGGCAGGCTTGTGCCGGGCACGGAACGCCCAGTGCTCTGGTCGGACGAGATCTCGGTCACGGTCGACGATATCCGGCTTGGCGACCAGGACGTGTTCCTGCCCGGCGTGATCGAAGAGGTGCAGGAGCGCTTGAAGGGCCTTCACGAATGGCTCGGCGCCGGGACCCGCGACCTGATCGAAAGCTCGCGGAAGAATGTCCTGCTGGACATCGATGCCGATGTCGGCCGCTATGCGCAGGTCCAGATGGTCCGCCAGGAGGTCACGGCAACGGCGCAGGGCGTCAGCGCCAAGGCGACGGCCGAGCTGCTGGCGGCAACCGGCACCGGGTCCGCGATCGCGCAGAGCCTGACTGCGCTCAATGCGGCCGTGTTCGATCCGGCGACCGGCCTTAGCCCGACCGCCGCCGCGCTGGTGGCAACGACAGCGCGCGTCACCACGGCAGAGGGGCGGATTAACACGCTGTCTCAAAACCTCGTCGACCTCACCACCACGGTCGGCAGCAAAGCCTCTGCCGCAGCTCTCTCCCTGCTGCAGACGCAGGTCACACAGCAGGGCGACACCCTGGAGGCAACCAGCAATTCCTTGACCTCGCTCACCACGACGGTCGGCAAGTTTTCCGCCAACGGCATGTTCAGGATCTCGGTCGAGGCGACGCCGGCAGGCTCGCGCTCGCGAATTGGCTTGTCGGCCGCAGCGGATGGCGTTGAAGGCAGTTCGGCCGCTGCACTCTTCCTGGAAGCGATCGCGGGTGGAAAGAGCATCGCGGTGGTCGAGGCGGACGCCTTCTATGTGCGTAACGGGGCGGGCCGCGAGCCGGTCTTTGCCGTCTCCGGCGGGATCGTGCGCATGATCCTTGCCTACATCGGCACCATCCGAAGCGGCCGTCTGCTGTCCCTCAATTCGAAGGTCGATTTCGACCTCGATAACGGGAGGTTGATCTTCAAATCATGA
- a CDS encoding tail fiber domain-containing protein, with amino-acid sequence MTFATHYNVGTVTVTAGSANVVGVGTFWLANVEPGDILWVNGLMCRILTVNSNTSITLARNWPGATAAGAYYEAWAVLDAVGFQEKTKDLLTKLASGNLDALAGLTSDIDKLAYFNGVGTAALTAFTAAARSLLDDPDFATMRTTLSVLASNNPQVTGQLWFNNPGNSFAIFQRSGVTRAGAGLDASGNYSIEKYSATGTWLGSKLNVDDNGLVSMPGGILISSTTAGARAQLNGFGWGQGVGVMFTPAVTNNDPIRFNNTGGTQVGGVTCNATATSYATSSDHRLKTGVEPLVPFSLSAADFDELDTALLRLMAMRPVSYSWIAFPELGLQTGFIAHELQVAAPHAVTGVKDAEEEIGTATIPSQSIPETLVPGELVIVADPVTGEQREMRLPDTVFPALEIPAQVRHDVLDGEVEGADWVPTGTRPVHQGVDHGRLTPDIVAALQSLTLMVLELRGENALLAARITDLETAAV; translated from the coding sequence ATGACCTTCGCGACGCACTATAATGTCGGAACGGTGACCGTCACAGCGGGGTCGGCCAACGTCGTCGGCGTCGGGACTTTCTGGCTCGCGAATGTCGAGCCCGGCGACATCCTTTGGGTCAACGGTCTCATGTGCCGCATCCTGACCGTCAACAGCAACACCAGCATCACCCTCGCGCGCAATTGGCCCGGTGCGACGGCGGCCGGGGCGTACTATGAAGCCTGGGCGGTCTTGGACGCGGTCGGGTTTCAGGAAAAGACCAAGGACCTTCTGACCAAGCTTGCGAGCGGCAACCTCGATGCGCTCGCCGGCTTGACTTCAGACATCGACAAGCTGGCCTATTTCAACGGTGTCGGCACTGCCGCTCTCACGGCGTTTACCGCTGCCGCACGCTCGCTCCTGGACGATCCCGACTTTGCGACCATGCGGACAACCCTCTCCGTTTTGGCGAGCAATAACCCGCAGGTCACCGGGCAACTCTGGTTCAATAATCCGGGCAATAGCTTTGCGATATTCCAGCGAAGCGGCGTAACGCGCGCTGGCGCGGGCCTCGACGCGAGCGGCAACTATTCGATTGAAAAGTATTCCGCGACCGGAACGTGGTTGGGTTCGAAGCTCAACGTCGACGACAACGGACTAGTATCGATGCCGGGTGGCATCCTGATTTCGTCGACTACGGCTGGTGCGCGGGCTCAGCTCAATGGCTTCGGTTGGGGTCAGGGCGTGGGCGTGATGTTTACGCCGGCTGTCACCAACAATGACCCAATCCGCTTCAACAACACCGGCGGCACCCAAGTCGGCGGCGTGACGTGCAACGCCACGGCCACCAGCTATGCTACTTCGTCGGATCACCGACTTAAGACGGGCGTCGAGCCGCTTGTCCCATTCTCGTTGTCTGCCGCGGATTTCGATGAGCTGGACACGGCACTGCTCCGCCTTATGGCGATGAGGCCTGTGTCCTATTCGTGGATCGCTTTCCCCGAACTCGGCCTTCAAACCGGTTTTATCGCTCACGAGCTTCAGGTTGCCGCTCCCCATGCCGTGACAGGCGTCAAGGACGCCGAGGAAGAAATCGGCACTGCGACGATTCCTTCGCAGTCCATACCGGAAACGCTCGTGCCCGGTGAGCTCGTGATCGTCGCAGACCCGGTTACGGGCGAGCAGCGAGAAATGCGCCTGCCGGACACGGTCTTTCCGGCGCTGGAGATCCCTGCACAGGTCCGCCATGACGTTCTGGATGGCGAGGTCGAAGGAGCGGATTGGGTGCCAACTGGGACCCGTCCTGTCCACCAAGGTGTCGATCACGGCCGCCTGACGCCTGACATCGTTGCCGCGTTGCAAAGTCTCACACTCATGGTGCTGGAGCTGCGGGGCGAAAACGCACTGCTGGCGGCGCGCATCACGGATCTTGAAACCGCCGCGGTTTGA
- a CDS encoding lysozyme, with translation MTSRLKKGSALLAAAVALIGSWEGLRTVAYRDVVGIPTVCYGETRGVSMGDSYTAEECRAMLGDGIVEFEQGMRKCLTAPDAIPAKSYVAFLSLSYNIGNRAFCGSTVARRANAGDVRGACEAILMWDKAGGRRVQGLANRRADERRICLQGVAG, from the coding sequence ATGACCAGCCGTCTCAAGAAGGGTAGTGCCCTGCTCGCCGCTGCCGTGGCGCTGATCGGGTCCTGGGAGGGCCTTCGCACTGTCGCCTATCGCGATGTCGTCGGCATTCCGACCGTCTGCTACGGCGAAACGCGCGGCGTTTCGATGGGCGACAGCTACACGGCCGAAGAATGCCGGGCGATGCTCGGCGACGGCATCGTGGAATTCGAGCAGGGCATGCGCAAATGCCTGACGGCGCCCGATGCCATCCCCGCGAAGAGCTATGTGGCGTTCCTTTCGCTCTCCTACAACATCGGCAACCGGGCCTTCTGCGGGTCGACGGTGGCGCGCCGCGCCAATGCCGGTGACGTCCGCGGGGCTTGCGAGGCGATCCTGATGTGGGACAAGGCGGGCGGGCGGCGCGTGCAGGGCCTCGCGAACCGCCGCGCCGACGAGCGGCGCATCTGCCTGCAGGGGGTTGCGGGCTGA
- a CDS encoding DUF1515 family protein, translating into MIDGSVHQQLGMLLAEVKNLREDFRRSEDKSDASRASMHRRMDDLVERVGTLEGAMTSVKEDVTEMRPVTEEVRRWKIMGLGALGATGIAFMALGVTFADAIRRVGEVVFGR; encoded by the coding sequence ATGATTGATGGAAGCGTGCACCAGCAACTGGGGATGCTGCTGGCCGAGGTCAAGAATCTTCGCGAGGACTTCCGGCGCTCCGAAGACAAGTCCGATGCCAGCCGCGCCTCGATGCACCGACGGATGGATGACCTGGTCGAGCGGGTCGGAACGCTTGAGGGGGCGATGACGTCGGTGAAAGAGGACGTCACGGAGATGCGGCCGGTGACGGAAGAGGTCAGGCGCTGGAAGATCATGGGGCTTGGCGCGCTAGGAGCCACGGGCATCGCTTTCATGGCCCTTGGCGTGACGTTCGCGGACGCGATCCGGCGGGTAGGAGAGGTGGTTTTCGGTCGGTAA
- a CDS encoding DUF982 domain-containing protein, giving the protein MDTGRWTEPVTYETATLGQYRTIASTAEAARILLEDWPLSSGKNLRRAKTACIAVLAGQQDPETARAAFLKAAQEADIFVRP; this is encoded by the coding sequence ATGGACACAGGGCGATGGACGGAACCCGTCACCTATGAGACGGCCACGCTGGGGCAGTACCGGACGATTGCCAGCACCGCGGAAGCTGCGCGGATCCTGTTGGAGGATTGGCCGCTTTCCAGCGGCAAGAACCTGCGGCGCGCAAAGACGGCGTGCATCGCAGTGCTGGCAGGCCAGCAAGACCCCGAGACCGCCAGAGCGGCCTTCCTCAAGGCTGCGCAAGAGGCGGACATTTTCGTCCGCCCCTGA
- a CDS encoding SOS response-associated peptidase translates to MCNLYKAKRSADEIASHFRVGKFAPSNAAEEVYPGTPGLVVREEDGERLLQSMTWGFPLRLKDMKPDAKPKPVNNIADLRKPMWVGLARKPQWRCLIPLTAFAEAEGEKGKMTRTWFTVRDQPIAAWAGLWRVSDEWGPVYSGLMTDANAAVAPVHNRMPVLLQPDEYEQWLHGSFEDALGFQTRVFPPELIEVERTPELWVRKKPAVDAPPTLF, encoded by the coding sequence ATGTGTAACCTGTACAAAGCGAAACGCTCGGCCGATGAAATTGCCTCCCATTTCCGGGTCGGGAAATTCGCTCCGTCGAATGCGGCCGAAGAAGTCTACCCGGGCACGCCCGGCCTGGTCGTCCGCGAAGAGGATGGCGAGCGTCTGCTGCAGTCGATGACCTGGGGCTTCCCGCTGCGCCTCAAGGACATGAAGCCAGACGCGAAGCCCAAACCCGTCAACAACATCGCCGATCTACGGAAACCAATGTGGGTCGGCCTCGCGCGCAAGCCGCAATGGCGGTGCCTTATCCCCCTGACCGCGTTCGCGGAGGCCGAAGGCGAAAAAGGGAAGATGACCAGAACATGGTTCACTGTCCGCGATCAACCGATTGCCGCCTGGGCTGGCCTCTGGCGTGTTTCGGATGAATGGGGACCAGTCTATTCAGGCCTTATGACCGACGCCAATGCGGCGGTCGCACCGGTCCATAATCGAATGCCAGTGCTGCTGCAGCCTGATGAATATGAGCAATGGCTACATGGTAGTTTTGAAGACGCACTAGGCTTTCAAACGCGCGTCTTCCCGCCCGAGCTGATCGAGGTCGAGCGCACCCCGGAGCTATGGGTCAGGAAAAAGCCGGCGGTGGACGCCCCTCCAACGCTCTTCTGA